The DNA segment ttCCCATCTCCATTTATTaaagcaaaattgtttttttttaacaaaaaatacaactttttcaaatttaaattattattgtttttattaatatatactatcttcaaatttaaatgaaaccatatttgattttaaactgtaataatactattatttgaataaaaaattaaattaaaatttatttgaatttctagtaaatttcataatttttaaaatattattataataaagatatcattattttcaaataaaattaaattaagtatgatttttacattaatttaatatataaaaaatacattaaaactCTAATCTACATACTTTCCGCAGTCCTGATAAAGATAGCattaaatctttttaatttattatttataaaaaaaatctctgaAAATATCAAAGTAcccttataaaagaaaaagaaactttgaataatatgaaaatacttgttaattcaaatttcactgtGTAGAGGCAACAAAAGGAGAGTGTGATAGTGAAGAGAGTAGAAGAGCGGTCTGGTCCAAGTGCTGCAATATGCAAGGCAAAGAAATGGAAGGGTTGTCGTCTTCATCGGCGATCGCGCAGAAAACATGGGAACTCGAGAACAACATCATCCCGATGGACACTCCGGGCGGCGCCGCTACCTCCTCCACCGCTACCACCACGACCAACGCCGACGACTCGATCTTCTACTACGACGAGGCGGGGCAGAACGAGTTCCAGCGCGACAAGCCCTGGGCCAACGACCCCCACTACTTCAAGCGCGTGAAGATCTCCGCACTCGCGCTCCTCAAGATGGTCGTCCACGCGCGCTCCGGCGGCACCATCGAGGTCATGGGCCTCATGCAGGGCAAGACCGACGCCGACGCCATCATCGTCATGGACGCCTTCGCCCTCCCAGTCGAAGGCACCGAGACTCGCGTCAATGCCCAGGCCGATGCCTACGAGTACATGGTCGATTATTCCCAGACCAACAAACAGGTTCGTTCGTTcgcctaaaccctaaccctaaccctaatttcaattttggttgatttttttttatatattttaaatataggcTGGGCGGTTGGAGAATGTTGTGGGATGGTATCACTCTCATCCTGGTTACGGTTGCTGGCTGTCGGGGATCGATGTTTCGACGCAGATGCTGAATCAGCAGTTTCAAGAGCCGTTTCTAGCGGTTGTGATTGACCCGACGAGGACTGTTTCGGCGGGGAAGGTTGAGATTGGGGCTTTCAGGACTTATCCTGAAGGGTATAAGCCTCCGGATGAGCCTATTTCTGAGTACCAGACTATTCCTCTCAATAAGATTGAGGATTTTGGTGTTCACTGTAAACaggtctttttttcttttttcttttccaatatTTATATACAATTACCCtggttcatttttatttatttgattttttttttcgatttcaCTTGTGTGATTTTGCAGTATTATGCCTTGGATATTACTTACTTTAAGTCCTCTCTTGATTCACACCTCTTGGACCTGCTGTGGAACAAGTACTGGGTGAATACACTGTCGTCTTCTCCTCTGTTGGGCAATGGAGATTATGTTGCTGGACAAATCTCTGATTTAGGTACTCTTTTTGCTgcagtatattttttattttggtttgagTTCTGCCGTTTGTTGTTGACATGATTGTGGACTAGAATGGTTCTGCATTGGTCTTGGAGAATGGCTTTTATCAATGTTActattatgttttaaaagtaTGTATCTCAGTTGGAGAATTCCTTTATTGCAGCTGAGAAGCTAGAACAGGCAGAGAATCAGTTGGCACACTCACGCTTTGGGCCACTAATAGCACCCACGCCTAGAAAGAAAGAGGTGAGTGACTGTTGCAGTTTTTTACTAATTTACTTCATTTATTGGATGTTCTGTATTGAGGTTTCCTTTGAATTATTGAAGTGTTTCATGGCAGCATAgcatttgatgataaaaaaccTTATTGGGTGTTTATCTGTTGTCATCTATTTCATGCTGCATGGAAATTTAGATATACATCTACTCATTGAAACTTTGAAGACTGTTTCTAAAGGTCAGCTGTGAGAATCCATGATCAGTATACTTCATTTTGCTTTCTCATCATCAGTCTAGAAATTGTAGGGAAGAAAAATTGAGCCTAATAAGACTAATAATCATACCTTTGTTTATGGTTTTGTAAGCATCTGCGAAGTTTCCTTCAGCAGTGGTGCCACTTTGTCATGTCATAAGATTAGGCCCTTTATTCCAAACAAAATTTTCCTCTAAGATCATAATTATGTGTTCTGGCACTTACACTGAAGTGATTGACTGCTAGGATTGCCTGTCTGGTTTCTATATATGTTGTAAagttaaatgaaatttattataattgtaatttttgaaATATGCATACATCTATGTATAATGGAGGTTTATGTTTCTTAGAAAACTAACACCAAAATGATAGGTGTAAGAGAGCCTACAGTCAGGAGAAGCGGGTTGTATGGTTTTATACCAACTTTCATTTGAGTATTAAAGTAATGCATGCCATTAATGGATTTGCTCACACTGGTTTCATAGCTCAATAGCTATATGTCAGCATCAagatatgcatgcatgcatgcaagagtttttctattaaaataagTGTGAATCTTATTGACTTGTTCTTTAGGAAGGGGTTTAAAAGTGTCATACATGTAATTAGTTGCTACATTCATGAAGTTTCAACTGTTTGTCTGACATTGGCCAACTTAACTGGTAAAGTTGTTTGCTACTTCCATTCCTCAAAAGATCACGATTTGGTTGTTGGATATGTGGATGGTTGAGCTTGTTGGACTAACTACTGCTTTGGCATCTAATGTTTTTTGCCCCCCAATGTCTTTTTGTTTGCAAGATGATTTTTCAAAACCCCAGTACCCCATATTCACTTTGTTGTTAATTTTCCATCCCATACTTAATAGCTAAAGAAAACAGAATCACAATTGGTCTTAGATTTACTTTTCCATTTAAATGTGTTGTTTtcacaataacaaaaatatgttataGCTAAAGAAAACAGAATCACACTTGGTCTTAGTTTTAATCTTTACTTTTCCCTTTCAATGtgttgttttcacaataataaaaaaaccctTTGAAATATTGGATAATTGCATTTCCAAATGAGGATGTCACTTGTCACCTCTGGGACCCTGTTTCTGTTTGGCCAAGTCATATGTCAAACCATCAAGTGAATGAGTTACTGGAGTACTAAATTGCACTTGGTGtctgattaatttttgttgaataCGACTGAAATTCTACTGGTTTAATTTGTAATGTTGGCTTCCCCTTGACATCCTAGATTTACTTGGTCAACTTACTGTTTATTATTACTTACCTTTCTACAAGTATGCATGTGTGTGTTTGTGCTCACATGTAGCATGCACGAAATGGCAAAAATCATGTGAAGTTTGATTAGTTTACAAGATATTATTGGGTAACATATCACTTCCACATTTACATGATGAACAGTTGTTTCTTAGATGGGGGCAATTCTACTGTAATGTGTAAAATTTCATTGTATATTGCCTTGTCATGATCATGGGTATGCCCATTGCACATATATGTGCATACCACTTAGTCATGCCGCcaaaactatatatatgttATGGCACTGTGGCTAAGTGGTATATATATGAGAATACCCCTTTCCCGAAAATGGAGGGATAaactatttttgtgttttttgtatCTTCAATTCTGTTTTCTTTAATCCCTTTCTTCAAAaggcttccttttttttttctattgaaaaAGAAGTATAGACCTGTCACAGAAGCAAAAATCTTGGGACAAATTGCAATTGCTAATTATAAATTCCTGATTGATCCTTGTTCTTgaatattttaatctattttttcttataatcttaattgagaaaagaaaattgaaactgATAGAGAACCATGCAAATGTATATTAGGTCTGTGACCGTTAATCATTTGAAGCTGTTGTGTGTCAACTTTGTGAACCAGAATTCATGAATATCACTCAATGCTGATATTAACGATTTTGTCCTTGCATACCTGATACTGACATTTCTATGATTTGCAGGAGGAATCTCCACTTGCTAAGATTACTCGTGACAGCGCAAAAATAACTGTGGAGCAAGTGCATGGTCTAATGTCGCAGGTGACTTGCATTGCCCCTTCCTTCCCCCTTGTTAAATTATTCTTTGCAAGGCTGCTGATATATAATGGCCAATTACTTCTATGTAGGTCATCAAGGACATTCTGTTTAACTCCGTTCATCAAGCAAACAGAACTCGCACAGAACCATCTGGTCCCGAACCAATGATTGAAAGTTGATTCTGGCTCAGCTAGACATGCGTTTATatattctttcctttttttggatATGTCCTCATTATCGGCCAACTCTTAACAGTAAATCTAGCCTtgtattttgcctctttttttccCTCGCGCTGTGCATATTCTTGTTTTATTTCACAAGAGTATGCATGTACTGTCAACCATGCAGTGGAATTCATCTAACAGAAACAAAACCGTTGGCAAATACTAAGTTAACAAATACAATTGTCTGTGCTTTAATATTAGCCTTTTATTACTTGTTGCAGCTGAGTTAATTTTCTTGCTGTTTATCGACGGACTCAATTATGCTGGTTGTGATTGATGCAGTCTTAGGGCTGAATTTGCCACTAGACTCACTATCACAAATAGACGTTGGATTGCTTGGGTCGTCTTAATGGCGTGGCATCcatcattatttatataaattagttgcaattttttgtttgtgaaCTACTGGAGAGAATTTAAGAGTAGTTAGTCATTAATATTATACATAGTCGTGGGATTcgaagaattttattttatcagtctaaagtcaaaatttcaaaataaaaaatattataattatagttaCTGTTAAACAGAAGGGAATATTAGTACATGAAAGGCAATAACTCAATTCGGCTGGCAATTGTCATGTCACAGAAAAGGTGAAAACCAATACATTAgagaaatgtttaaaattttattatattgaagcattttctttctttagagAAAATCTTATACTAATTTAATTGATAGAAGATTCAAGTTATTTAGTGAAGTCAGCATGCTTGTTTACTCAAAGTAGTGGCATAATGCATGAGGCACTCACTTAATGAATGTCTGGAGAAAGTAAATGTAAACAgtcttaaagaagaaaaaactgtTTCTGgtccaaaaaaacaaaactgaaaAACGCTTTTAGGATTTGAACCCAAGTGTCAAGTCAGCAACTTTATTACTGTATTAAGGATAATCTTCACGATATTTTACaccagattaaaaaaattaaaaagaaagtgtAAATAAATATGTTGCTAACATCCTACAATGATACTAACTAATAACGGCATAAACAGAGATTAAGCGCCGAAATAAGACGAATGTAAGCAAACTTAGATTTAACGCCATGATTTGATCTATATGAGGGATCGTTGAAACTAGACTATGATGCACACTAGACAGCAGTGGTGAAATTGGTTACGTATCAATGGATGGCTATGAGAAAAAGTAGGTTCTAGACTAGTTCAGTCTCTGTGTCTGCACATGAATATACATGGAAGGCTACAATTTTACAAGTTGTTTTCTTATGTACGATAAATTCACATTATAATCATTTAGATACCCAATAAGAGAGGCCTCAGTGAAGACGTACTCTTTGTCCTTCTTCCCCATTCAGAACCAAAAGCCAAGCCAAACAGAACTTTCCAAGTTCCAAATTATCTTACTTTtagcttaatttttattttaggctCTATTTTGGCTTTGCCAAATTGTGAATAGTCGTAAATGAAAATGTCACGCTTCTCATGATTCTCtctgtttgtcactcaaaatattttagaaaagctTTGTGTACTATTATTAACTTTCAAATGTATATTTGTGTTGGTCATACCAAAAatctactttttttattttcttaaaaaagtcTTTGGACATAGTAACCGTTAATATGAGAATTTTTTGGTAAATGATCTCTAAAGTCCGTTAAAGAAATTCTttccactttattttttttctctcattgtcAATTGTCATTTGTCAAAGCAACATGCGTTCGATAAGATTCTCAGGGGATAACAAAAAAAGGGACGTCTTCATTCACAAGCTAATGGTCCTCTTTATTTTATGGTGTTGTTTATTTGTACCTGTGACAATTTCACATGGTACTTAACTTAACCCACCCCCACGGACTCCACTCTTTTCTATTGCTAGAATCTGGCACAATATATCATGAAAGCCTAGCTACTTCCATAAGCAACTTTCAGAATCCAACAATCTGGCAAAACAGACCATCATATGTTCTTCTTTCACTTtgccaaatattatttatatttgtctCTTGCTAATCCCTTCTTCTTGTGACCACTACCCCCTTACCAACTTCACCAACCAATTTTTCTTTTGGGTTCTGGAGACACGTCCTACCACTCTTCCTTCCCGTGAGAAATCCAACTTCTAGTGTCTAAGATCGTATCATAATCTTATCACGACTTCACAGTATCTAAGGCAAccaataaagaacaaaaaaaagaatgttaaaaaattgttatatcgTCACATCATTTCTTATTGAACAAACTTTATGTATGTTCACTAGTACTGTATTATAATGTGTATACAAAAATTCCTTTAAGCGTAGTCGTGGCCTCGTATGTCTACAGTATaagtttgttttctttgttttttgcaacttcaaatttgaagaaaaaagtcaagaataaatgaaatgttgcattttatactttatattgAGTGATCAATATGAGGATACCGCTAGATAACACCGTAGAAGTAGCACAAGGGTGGgggacaaaaagaaaagagaacttTACTTTGAAGATGATTGGTTCTGAAATTCATCAGAATTGACCGGTAACGAGAAGTAATTCGGAGTTATCACAAAGAGAAAAATGCCTTGGCCACTTGAGGATGGATTGTCTATACAATTGTGCTTTATGTATTATGTGTTTCTTAGTCACActcaagttttaaaaaaatatctgtaACAAGATTATAGTCACAATTCAAAATGTCTGTAACAAAATTATAGTCGTAACTTCAGATTTTTGAAATCAGTGTAATCATGCTGGTCAAATTAATATGAAGGTTTTTGGGGTTATTGCAATCATAATTACAGTCACATCACATCCGtcatatttatttgtaatttctcACAATATCAAAAGTTGCAAGAAAATTGTCACCTACACCCCAATTTAAAACCTTTGTGACAATGAAACAACATATGTGATGATTTTACAATGCCTGAGCCTTAAAACACTTGTCTAAATTTTCACTATTCCATCGTATACATTCGTCCTGACCCAACCAGCAGGGAATTTGCATACCCAATCCATATCGCATGTCCTTGTGTAAGGCTGTTCCTAAGAATCTTTGCTCCACTTGGTCCTCATCacatataacattaatttttggTTAGTGTGCCAATAAAATTTGAGAACAACTATAGTTTATTCAACTTTTGTCAGcaataataattattctaatgGCATCTCTTATCTCTGCCTTTCTTTcccaacccttttttttttattcaactttATACTCGAGGCGTGTCCATCTTCTATATAATTTGGTAggtcaaaaagagaaaacctAAGGAACTTTGTGGGGTAATGTTTGGATGCAAATGCAATGAGCAAGGACCACTTTGCAGAATATAAACAATGTTAGGGGGCAACTGcaaatttgttattaaattgaaaatatttatgtatgccATTCAATTTCAACCACGTCCTTCTTGCTTGAATTCTATTTGCATATatagttttgtattttttttataaatcatatATAGTTTTATTCTATGTATCTAGAttcatatctttttcttttgaagcaTAGATGCTTATTTATATTCCATGCGGcatagagaaaagaagaaacagTGAATAAAGTCCATGGTGAAAGCTTCCTATTGACATTTTTGAAAGCTCTTCATTTCCGCGAAAAACGATTTATTGGAGGACCAGCCTTAATAATTCGATCATAATTTAGTCTCGCATTATTGAGATTCTTACTTAAGCAAagggagaaaaaatatatttctatttttttatttaaatcacaaGTAGGATTTATAGATACAATTTTAATTCTGTCAGCAACATCAATCTACATAACGAGATTAAAATTCTGGACAGAATTGTTTATGTCTGTAAAGAAGATCTAGagaaattacaaattatatattttccatTGGACATGGATTTGAAGTACTTAGGTGTATTTCAAGCACACACTATCACTACTTTTGCATCTAAACGTGAAAATGAATTCTCCCTCTTCTGgtttatcaatttaaaaaatatgaaagttcTCTCTTCTTCCCTCACCCTCTTCCtatctcttctcttctttcccCCTAACTTTCCTCAGCTTATCTTGTCAGCTAAAATACATCTATATATATCGAAGACTTCAAAGTTTCCAACATACACTTTTTTCGATAATGGCATGCCTGATGACACTCAAATCTCCGATGTGATGAGGCCAAAATAAATAGTTTGCCGCTTTAATTTCCACAAAATAAATAGACTtagccattttaatttttaggccTTGTGTCATTTATCCTTTCGaattaaaattgcaaaaacGGAATAGAGAAGTATTATTACACAAAAGCAACAAGCTTAATAGGGACATTTAGAATAAATGCCCTAAATTTATATTAGGCAGCAACGTTTTGTACTTGGCTAgttgcctcttttttttttattattagtagaaGGGCCTAAAAGGTGGAAATTGCCTTCTTGCTATATATGGAGGGGAATATAGGTatgtggaaaaaaatatttttctttaatttatgtaaGGCATAATATATCATGTTTGCCAACCGAACTAAGAACACGTGTATTCAAAAGCTACAGATCTGGCCGGCtggtttgaaaaaatattgttagcatatttcattttatttttaattgataaataaaaaaatactactttattttattattaaatatataaaaaaatctcaattggGCACAAGGTACAAATTTAATTACGTATATCATACAATATAAAAaggtaaattattaaattttagtgaGAGATTCACTAATATATAACAATTAGCAAATtttctatgaattatacaagtatttttaaatttgaaaaaatgtataaataaaaataaagaaaataaaaatatatgttaattattaatgataaattCTCTTTTATactaaataagaataaattaaaggTAACAAGACTTTTAAAAttgatgataaattaaaataacatttaaaataaatctttcatatTTGTTGATATAGCATGTCAAAATATAAGTGTTAGAGTCAAATTAGGATTTATTaagatttatattataataatcttaaattaattaaccTATTTCAATCTTATAATGCTTAAAAGCCCAAAAATAATTGACGTCACATTTTGCTATTGGATCTCTTGGTTTATGATTTTCTGATTTGCGTTAAACTATTTCTATCTGATTCAtctatggaatttttttttattttttatttttgaagtgtgtgtgtatatagcTATAGAAGTTGATTATATTTTCGTGTTAATTTTTTTCGTCCAATGTAGCATTTCTCTTACTATGAAAATAGCCTTCAATTCGAGAATAAGAATCCAGCAAGTGCACACAATTTCTGTAACTCCAGTCACTGATCAAGCTACACGTGcttctttgttttcaaaagaaGAATTTGAGATAACAATTAACTCAGAGAAAGacgaaaaatattaattgcacAATGATTTCTGTTTTTGTGTTAATCATTTCCCGTGTTGCGTGATTCTACTACGCTCATGACATGTGACATGTATGCGTCTAGCATGTCATCTTTCCATTCTGACATTCACTTCTTTACCcactcacttttttttcctatttaaatgcatgtttatttcctttaacatatatacattgttattataaatacatacattcttccatttttgttgtcatgtttcttataaataaaagacaACATGAAAGGTCCCAATCATATCGCTATCTATATATTCCAGGGCCAATGAATGAAGCAAGCCCATGGTAGTTTTTCTGAATAAATTGAACCCAAGGAGAAAAGTATAATggataaatatttgttatttacttCAATATTAGCACAAGAACAAAAGTGGAGAATATAGTTCAGTTAAAATGTCTGTTGAAACCAAACTAATATACATTactcattaatttatatatatatatttatcatgcAACATTTATTTCcgattttctttattatatagAAGAACGAACTACCAAATTGCCGGTGCATATGCACATATTAAGCATTTAAGCTCAAATTAAAGCGTAGCACACGATCAGAGAAAGAAATGGAGAACCATAACAAACTCTTATATTCCACTTTTTTGCCACCAATCATTagattggaaaagtatttttGCAGTACTTTGCACTTTGCTGCTTCTGTTTACAGTATAATGGATGCATGTATCTCCAGCGCACAAATGCATGTGGCAATTATGTTATTACCAAGTTTGTcctcctttttgttttattttttcaccggcataaaatattaacacttaaatacccattttgttcctataagTTTATAGttattatagtttaaaagttatttttttaatccttattatttatattttaatttttttt comes from the Glycine soja cultivar W05 chromosome 6, ASM419377v2, whole genome shotgun sequence genome and includes:
- the LOC114415058 gene encoding COP9 signalosome complex subunit 5a-like, which codes for MQGKEMEGLSSSSAIAQKTWELENNIIPMDTPGGAATSSTATTTTNADDSIFYYDEAGQNEFQRDKPWANDPHYFKRVKISALALLKMVVHARSGGTIEVMGLMQGKTDADAIIVMDAFALPVEGTETRVNAQADAYEYMVDYSQTNKQAGRLENVVGWYHSHPGYGCWLSGIDVSTQMLNQQFQEPFLAVVIDPTRTVSAGKVEIGAFRTYPEGYKPPDEPISEYQTIPLNKIEDFGVHCKQYYALDITYFKSSLDSHLLDLLWNKYWVNTLSSSPLLGNGDYVAGQISDLAEKLEQAENQLAHSRFGPLIAPTPRKKEEESPLAKITRDSAKITVEQVHGLMSQVIKDILFNSVHQANRTRTEPSGPEPMIES